A window of Roseiflexus castenholzii DSM 13941 genomic DNA:
CGAAGGATGTTGCTTCCGCTTCGAGCTTTTCCTCCCACTCGCGGGTGAAAGCAAGCACGGCCACAAACGGGGGCGACTGCTCGGCAGACGCCATCTGCAACGGGGTGAGATCGAGCATCGGACTGGTGATCCCTTGAAGTTGACGGTAGACCGGATGATTGAACGCAACACAACCGAAGCCCTCATTGCGGCGGAGACCGATACCCTGCGCCTCTACCTCCCCCAGACGCTGTCGCAGGTCATCCAACGGGATTCCCTTGAAACTCAGGCGTACACTGGAACCGGCAACGATGGCAATATCTCGCGCGCGCGGCAAACCTAACGTGGCATTGAAGGAGTCCACCGTCCGCACCGCTGAAAACGCCAGCGCCTCGCCATTCTGGTTGCAATCAATCGAGACTGCTGCGCCATTCGGCAACTGCAACTCGCGCTTTAGCCATGCGGCATCGAACCCACGCCAGAAACGTCCCCACGGATCGACGATAATCGCATCACTCAACAATAGCATCGTGACATGCTCCGTTGACGTGAGGCGTTCTGTGAGTGACTGCAAGCTGAACAGCGGTTCGTCGATTTTCTGAAACACGGCGCTGACTTTACCATAGCCGCGTTGGGTGGCTTTACCGAGGTGCAGTTCGTTTACCGCACCATTTGGTTGAAGATTGGCCATCGTTCGCAGCGCGTCCCAGATGTTCGCATCCGTACAGGTTACCTCACCGACAAAATACTGACCCGGCTCTAAAGCTACGTACCCGTACAGATCGCCGGTGCGCACCCGACCACTGTCAGGATCGATGCGAATATGCATTTCCACCATCGTGGACGGTTTGTGCCTGGAACGCGGCATATTTCTGACCAGTGAAATGAAGCCACCGAGCGTTTCCAGTTTCGCCGCCCCATGATCTGTGACACATACCGGACAGGTCTCTGACACTGACTCGAACCTGCTCCAAACGCCGCATCCATCGTCCTCGCTGGGCTTAGTAAAACCCGGATGCAATTCACACGTTAGCAGATCGCGCGGGGCAATTATGGTGGGATAACCACTAGCTTGCCGAGACACTTCTACCGGAGTCAACATCGAGAAACGCACCGTATCCCGCCAGAACAGATTGACAAAATCCTGGTATACCGACCCCTGAAGTTGCTGTCCCAGACGCTTCGCCGCACGCCACGCCAGCGCGCCGCGCAGCACACTGCCGGGAATGATGTCGAGCGTCTCGTACTGATTACCGGCTTCGACCCGACGAGCGATCAGTAACGGTTCGTCAAGCCGCATGAGAACGCGCAAGCGATAGGTATGATGGTTGGGATTGGGGGGCAACGGAAGCGGCCTGATGTTGATTGCACCGGCAGGCAAGGCAGGTTCTGCGCCATGTTCACCTCTTAACCGCCTGGCCAATCGATCCAGAAATGCGGTTTCCTGCGCTCGATCAACAAGATGAATCTCGCACTCACCATAGCCACGACGCTTGCCGGCGCCAAGATTACGCAGCATGCGTGCAGCGGCGACGAGCCATTCAGCCTCGCGCTGCGCATCGGCATCATCATTCTGGCACTCGGCCACGAAGCGGAAGCGCAAGCTGCCATCACCCTCCTCACGGGTGAACAGTTTATTTTTCTCGGCCCGACGTGTGCGAGGATTGACCCGCACGCGCGTTGTAATCTGCGCCGCCGTTTTGCCCGCACTCCACACGTCCGATGGCACGAGCGGTGTCATCATACCCGCAGGTCGTGCAGAAGAGATACGCCAACGCTTTTGGCGGGCGAGCGAACCGAAGATCGTATCCACTACATGTTGATCGGACGCAAACACTTGCAGTGTCAGCAGAGTGGTTAAACTTTCGCGCAGGAGACCGGCCAGCACCGTGCCGCGGATTACCGGTACGCCGTCGGCGTCGCGGAGTAGGACCGAGTCAACTTGCAGACCGAGACCATAACCGGCGCCGATGTGGTAATCGCTTTTGAACTCGATCTCGAATTCGAGACGGATACTCATGCCTCGTCCTCCTGCGGTTCATAATCGTCGGGGTTATGACTCAACTCCTGCGCAAACTCCCAAACTTCCAGCAGATCGGGCATGCCATGGGCGACCACATCTCGGTTATCGCGCGTG
This region includes:
- a CDS encoding RAMP superfamily CRISPR-associated protein, giving the protein MSIRLEFEIEFKSDYHIGAGYGLGLQVDSVLLRDADGVPVIRGTVLAGLLRESLTTLLTLQVFASDQHVVDTIFGSLARQKRWRISSARPAGMMTPLVPSDVWSAGKTAAQITTRVRVNPRTRRAEKNKLFTREEGDGSLRFRFVAECQNDDADAQREAEWLVAAARMLRNLGAGKRRGYGECEIHLVDRAQETAFLDRLARRLRGEHGAEPALPAGAINIRPLPLPPNPNHHTYRLRVLMRLDEPLLIARRVEAGNQYETLDIIPGSVLRGALAWRAAKRLGQQLQGSVYQDFVNLFWRDTVRFSMLTPVEVSRQASGYPTIIAPRDLLTCELHPGFTKPSEDDGCGVWSRFESVSETCPVCVTDHGAAKLETLGGFISLVRNMPRSRHKPSTMVEMHIRIDPDSGRVRTGDLYGYVALEPGQYFVGEVTCTDANIWDALRTMANLQPNGAVNELHLGKATQRGYGKVSAVFQKIDEPLFSLQSLTERLTSTEHVTMLLLSDAIIVDPWGRFWRGFDAAWLKRELQLPNGAAVSIDCNQNGEALAFSAVRTVDSFNATLGLPRARDIAIVAGSSVRLSFKGIPLDDLRQRLGEVEAQGIGLRRNEGFGCVAFNHPVYRQLQGITSPMLDLTPLQMASAEQSPPFVAVLAFTREWEEKLEAEATSFACFNDGRFETIARLLHVSQHTSVDAIKQDLQRSGNAENLLGKSLSGRDKPNFFTADGKRGMDVIDKLLDALVDELKQHKLDHNPQAWRIGLQMLAARIAAPARQKAEERR